One region of Streptomyces leeuwenhoekii genomic DNA includes:
- a CDS encoding DUF6099 family protein: MDAVRLIVTSRRALAASGDVPQILGEVWQAQALAQAIGSRLAVSGPPELRGEALGLTELAGRGCGVLRKPRLGPGELRAAQLTELGDAHQALTRLDGLLGEIGIALVGIACAADDEGTYWQCMEAIDAADESRDRVLEMLRRLADREALLPEPEAG; this comes from the coding sequence ATGGACGCGGTGCGGCTCATCGTGACGAGCAGGCGCGCACTGGCGGCGAGCGGTGATGTGCCGCAGATCCTGGGGGAGGTGTGGCAGGCCCAGGCCCTGGCGCAGGCGATCGGCAGCCGCCTCGCGGTCTCCGGCCCGCCCGAACTGCGGGGCGAGGCACTGGGGCTCACCGAGCTCGCCGGCCGCGGCTGCGGCGTGCTGCGAAAACCGCGGCTCGGCCCCGGCGAGCTGCGGGCCGCCCAGCTCACCGAGCTGGGCGACGCCCATCAGGCCCTCACCCGCCTCGACGGCCTCCTCGGCGAGATAGGCATCGCCCTCGTCGGGATCGCGTGCGCCGCGGACGACGAGGGCACGTACTGGCAGTGCATGGAGGCCATCGACGCGGCGGACGAGTCGAGGGACCGCGTCCTGGAGATGCTGCGCAGGCTGGCGGACCGGGAAGCGCTGTTACCGGAGCCCGAGGCGGGCTGA
- a CDS encoding nucleotide pyrophosphohydrolase, producing the protein MTHESEPLGLAELQRRLARFAAARNWQPYHTPKNLVSALSVEASELVEIFQWLTPEESARVMDDPGTAHRVADEVADVLAYLLQLCEVLGLDPLAALAAKIERNEQRFPVPGERDA; encoded by the coding sequence GTGACACACGAGTCTGAACCCCTCGGCCTGGCGGAACTGCAGCGCAGGCTCGCCCGGTTCGCCGCCGCCCGGAACTGGCAGCCGTACCACACCCCCAAGAACCTCGTCTCCGCGCTCAGCGTGGAGGCGTCCGAACTGGTGGAGATCTTCCAGTGGCTGACGCCGGAGGAGTCGGCGCGTGTCATGGACGATCCCGGCACCGCGCACCGTGTCGCCGACGAGGTCGCCGACGTCCTCGCCTATCTGCTCCAGCTCTGCGAGGTGCTCGGCCTCGACCCGCTGGCCGCGCTGGCGGCGAAGATCGAGCGGAACGAACAGCGGTTCCCGGTGCCGGGAGAACGGGACGCGTAG
- a CDS encoding AAA family ATPase, with protein sequence MTLPTPPAVSAPPSAVPRDGDADRPDRPCVTELRLSAFAVHRGAVLRLAPLTLLAGPSGSGKSSALRAYEALARLGAGAELGAVFPDPGACVPERARPDAQRRRGFRIGCTADGPEGPVRLDLAVQAEPELRVVGERLTAGGVVLLETALRDPGRRAVQAAWHTAGPSPVTRAPLPDDRLGTALLPLRVAGKTDGQRRVLAAAEQTLVALRSVFACDPRPERMRDPVPIGSGRLLGGCDNIADVLGRTRAECGRRYARFVAAVRAGCAGPVADVLAEPVAGGAVRALLDRGGGIRTGLARLGDGELRYLALALVLLTGPGVLEVDAPGEVPAALQTLTVLVDGLDRGLDARQRAELLRLAAEMCERGHVRLVGTVAEATWAAGLDGVEVVHLGRDTRV encoded by the coding sequence ATGACCCTGCCGACCCCGCCGGCCGTTTCCGCGCCACCGTCCGCCGTGCCCCGCGACGGCGACGCGGACCGCCCCGACCGGCCGTGCGTCACCGAACTGCGGCTGTCCGCCTTCGCCGTGCACCGCGGTGCCGTCCTCCGGCTGGCGCCGCTCACCCTCCTGGCCGGTCCGAGCGGCAGCGGCAAGTCCAGCGCGCTGCGGGCCTACGAGGCGCTCGCCCGGCTCGGCGCGGGCGCCGAACTCGGCGCGGTCTTCCCCGACCCCGGCGCCTGTGTGCCCGAGCGGGCCCGGCCCGACGCCCAGCGGCGCCGCGGCTTCCGCATCGGCTGCACAGCCGACGGCCCCGAGGGGCCGGTCCGGCTCGACCTCGCCGTACAGGCGGAACCCGAACTGCGGGTCGTGGGCGAGCGGCTGACGGCGGGCGGGGTGGTGCTGCTGGAGACCGCCCTGCGCGACCCCGGCCGCCGCGCCGTGCAGGCCGCCTGGCACACGGCCGGGCCGTCGCCGGTGACCCGTGCCCCGCTGCCCGACGACCGGCTGGGCACGGCGCTGCTGCCGCTGCGGGTGGCCGGCAAGACGGACGGGCAGCGCAGGGTGCTCGCCGCCGCCGAGCAGACGCTGGTCGCCCTGCGCTCCGTCTTCGCCTGCGATCCGCGGCCGGAGCGGATGCGGGACCCGGTGCCGATCGGCTCCGGGCGGCTGCTCGGCGGCTGCGACAACATCGCCGACGTGCTGGGGCGCACCCGCGCCGAGTGCGGGCGCCGCTACGCGCGGTTCGTCGCGGCGGTCCGCGCCGGATGCGCCGGGCCCGTCGCCGATGTGCTGGCCGAGCCGGTGGCCGGCGGGGCGGTCCGGGCGCTGCTCGACCGGGGCGGCGGCATCCGCACCGGCCTGGCGCGCCTGGGCGACGGCGAACTGCGCTATCTCGCCCTGGCGCTGGTGCTGCTGACCGGGCCCGGGGTGCTGGAGGTGGACGCGCCGGGCGAGGTGCCCGCCGCCCTGCAGACGCTCACCGTGCTGGTCGACGGCCTGGACCGGGGGCTGGACGCCCGGCAGCGCGCGGAACTGCTGCGGCTGGCCGCCGAGATGTGCGAGCGCGGGCACGTCCGGCTCGTCGGCACGGTCGCCGAGGCGACGTGGGCCGCCGGGCTGGACGGGGTGGAGGTGGTACACCTGGGCCGTGACACACGAGTCTGA
- a CDS encoding cell division protein SepF, translating to MNSHDVTDEQWEGLAQVVPLRGRDAWPSSVGHRALPEAETETRRRFVVLRVNVFADAREVAETVMAGIPVLLDLTGAESEVAKRVLDFSTGVVFGLASGMHRVDRNVFLLAPAGTEVTGIVEGAEVPGV from the coding sequence GTGAACAGCCACGACGTCACCGATGAGCAGTGGGAAGGGCTCGCCCAGGTCGTGCCGTTGCGTGGCCGGGACGCCTGGCCGTCCTCGGTGGGCCACCGCGCGCTGCCGGAGGCCGAGACGGAGACCCGGCGCCGCTTCGTCGTGCTGCGGGTCAACGTCTTCGCCGACGCCCGCGAGGTCGCCGAGACCGTCATGGCCGGCATCCCGGTCCTGCTCGACCTGACCGGCGCGGAGAGCGAGGTCGCCAAGCGGGTCCTGGACTTCAGCACGGGGGTCGTCTTCGGCCTGGCCAGCGGGATGCACCGGGTGGACCGGAACGTGTTCCTGCTCGCCCCGGCCGGTACCGAGGTGACCGGGATCGTGGAGGGCGCGGAGGTCCCCGGGGTCTGA
- a CDS encoding LysR family transcriptional regulator, with amino-acid sequence MNLASLDLNLVVALRALLEERNVTRAGQRVGLSQPAMSAALARLRRHFDDDLLARVGGHYELTALGQVLLDRTSTACDLLERLFSSQADFDPAKESREFRLLASDYAVSVFGAELARVVHEEAPGIRLRFTQTPPTVVDDTATLLSATDGLLMPHGVISDFPATDLYEDRWVFLVAEGHPTVADRLTRRDLARLPWVTYQRTYDAPAVRQLGMLGIEPRVEVSVDSFQLLPHLVAGTRRIALVQARLARLLAPVAAVRVVEPPYEAVPVREALWWHPVHTHDAAHIWLRETAARVGERLAETGTGECPARTGDGEGPA; translated from the coding sequence GTGAACCTGGCCAGCCTCGATCTCAACCTCGTCGTCGCCCTGCGCGCGCTGCTGGAGGAACGCAACGTCACCCGCGCCGGGCAGCGCGTCGGCCTCAGCCAGCCCGCCATGAGCGCGGCCCTGGCCCGTCTGCGCCGCCACTTCGACGACGACCTGCTCGCCCGGGTCGGCGGCCACTACGAGCTGACCGCCCTCGGGCAGGTCCTCCTGGACCGCACCTCCACCGCCTGCGACCTGCTGGAACGCCTCTTCTCCAGCCAGGCCGACTTCGATCCGGCGAAGGAGAGCCGCGAGTTCCGGCTGCTGGCCTCCGACTACGCCGTCTCCGTCTTCGGCGCCGAGCTCGCCCGCGTGGTACACGAGGAGGCCCCCGGCATCCGCCTGCGCTTCACCCAGACCCCGCCCACCGTGGTCGACGACACCGCCACGCTGCTGAGCGCCACCGACGGGCTGCTGATGCCGCACGGCGTCATCAGCGACTTCCCCGCCACCGACCTGTACGAGGACCGCTGGGTCTTCCTCGTAGCGGAGGGCCATCCGACCGTCGCCGACCGGCTCACCCGGCGGGACCTGGCGCGGCTGCCGTGGGTCACCTACCAGCGGACCTACGACGCCCCCGCCGTGCGCCAGCTCGGGATGCTCGGCATCGAGCCCCGGGTCGAGGTCTCCGTCGACAGCTTCCAGCTCCTGCCGCATCTGGTGGCCGGCACCCGGCGGATCGCCCTGGTGCAGGCCCGCCTCGCCCGGCTGCTCGCGCCGGTCGCCGCCGTACGCGTGGTGGAGCCGCCCTACGAGGCCGTACCGGTGCGCGAAGCCCTGTGGTGGCACCCGGTCCACACCCATGACGCGGCCCACATCTGGCTGCGCGAGACGGCGGCCCGGGTCGGCGAACGGCTGGCGGAGACGGGCACCGGGGAGTGCCCGGCGCGGACCGGGGACGGGGAGGGCCCGGCATAG
- a CDS encoding fumarylacetoacetate hydrolase family protein, whose protein sequence is MSVKPEPASALFAGPFALATLSAPGGPAFPALVTPDGRATALQDALAEPGLTMRQVLERWDEVLPRLRALAADPGAEREPLTDFRVHAPVEPRQVFQSGANYRRHVIDLHVAHRAPGDDRPEEERRAEAAEIMDRRAAEDLPYVFIGLPSALTGPYDDVVLPAWADKPDWELELAAVIGRPAHRVTVEEALEYVAGYTIANDLTDRATVFRRDMPQIGTDWLRSKNAPGFTPLGPWIVPKESIADPGDLRLTLKLNGETMQDESTKDMIFDVARMVSYASQTARLLPGDLVLTGSPAGNGMHWGRLLRDGDVMDAAITGLGTQRTRCVAEAS, encoded by the coding sequence ATGTCCGTGAAACCTGAACCCGCGTCCGCGCTCTTCGCCGGACCGTTCGCCCTCGCCACCCTGTCGGCCCCCGGCGGGCCGGCCTTCCCCGCCCTGGTCACCCCCGACGGCCGGGCGACCGCCCTCCAGGACGCCCTCGCCGAACCAGGACTGACCATGCGTCAGGTACTGGAGCGATGGGACGAGGTTCTGCCGCGGCTGCGCGCGCTGGCCGCGGACCCGGGCGCGGAGCGCGAGCCGCTGACGGACTTCCGGGTGCACGCGCCGGTCGAGCCGCGCCAGGTCTTCCAGTCCGGCGCCAACTACCGCCGGCACGTCATCGACCTGCACGTGGCCCACCGCGCCCCCGGCGACGACCGTCCCGAGGAGGAGCGGCGCGCCGAGGCCGCGGAGATCATGGACCGGCGCGCGGCGGAGGACCTGCCGTACGTGTTCATCGGCCTGCCGAGCGCCCTCACCGGCCCGTACGACGACGTGGTGCTGCCCGCGTGGGCGGACAAGCCCGACTGGGAGCTGGAGCTGGCGGCCGTGATCGGCCGGCCCGCCCACCGGGTCACGGTCGAGGAGGCCCTGGAGTACGTCGCCGGTTACACGATCGCCAACGACCTGACCGACCGGGCCACCGTCTTCCGCCGGGACATGCCGCAGATCGGCACCGACTGGCTGCGCAGCAAGAACGCTCCCGGCTTCACCCCGCTCGGCCCCTGGATCGTGCCCAAGGAGTCGATCGCGGACCCCGGTGACCTGCGGCTGACGCTGAAGCTGAACGGCGAGACCATGCAGGACGAGTCCACCAAGGACATGATCTTCGACGTGGCGCGCATGGTGTCCTACGCCTCGCAGACCGCCCGCCTGCTCCCCGGCGACCTGGTGCTCACCGGCAGCCCGGCCGGCAACGGCATGCACTGGGGACGGCTGCTGCGCGACGGCGACGTCATGGACGCCGCCATCACCGGGCTCGGCACCCAGCGCACCCGCTGTGTGGCGGAGGCGTCATGA
- a CDS encoding cyclase family protein: protein MTLDRDDPEGAIAEAAKAYSNWGRWGEDDVLGTLNFLDEAKRREGAALIRRGVSFSLSQRFDMNGPQKGWRRRTNPVHTMLDTGTDAALGHQGFPHGLGGADDVIAMPLQCSTQWDGLGHIFDHGKAWNGRPAEKVVTSDGDLVTGIEHMAPHVAGRGVLLDVGRVFGEGGGELPDAFAITEEHLTATAEAHGVTVGRGDIVLVRTGQLTRARRDGWGDYAGGPAPGLSFTTAGWLHGTEIAAIATDTWGFEVRPNEFEHAFQPLHQVAIPHIGLLIGEMWDLDALAEDCATDGAYAFWLTAAPLPITGAVGSPVNPIAVK from the coding sequence ATGACGCTCGACCGCGACGACCCCGAGGGCGCGATCGCCGAGGCCGCCAAGGCGTACTCGAACTGGGGCCGCTGGGGCGAGGACGACGTGCTCGGCACCCTCAACTTCCTCGACGAGGCCAAGCGCCGCGAGGGCGCCGCGCTGATCCGGCGGGGCGTCAGCTTCTCCCTGTCCCAGCGCTTCGACATGAACGGCCCGCAGAAGGGCTGGCGGCGGCGGACCAACCCGGTGCACACCATGCTGGACACCGGCACCGACGCCGCCCTCGGCCACCAGGGCTTCCCGCACGGTCTGGGCGGCGCCGACGACGTGATCGCGATGCCGTTGCAGTGCTCCACCCAGTGGGACGGCCTCGGGCACATCTTCGACCACGGCAAGGCGTGGAACGGCCGCCCCGCGGAGAAGGTCGTCACCTCCGACGGCGACCTGGTCACCGGCATCGAGCACATGGCCCCGCACGTCGCCGGACGCGGCGTGCTGCTGGACGTGGGCCGCGTGTTCGGCGAGGGCGGGGGCGAGCTGCCCGACGCGTTCGCGATCACCGAGGAGCACCTCACCGCGACCGCCGAGGCGCACGGGGTGACCGTGGGCCGCGGCGACATCGTCCTGGTCCGCACCGGGCAGCTCACCCGGGCCCGCCGCGACGGCTGGGGCGACTACGCCGGCGGCCCGGCGCCCGGCCTGTCCTTCACCACCGCCGGCTGGCTGCACGGCACGGAGATCGCCGCGATAGCCACCGACACCTGGGGCTTCGAGGTGCGGCCCAACGAGTTCGAGCACGCCTTCCAGCCGCTGCACCAGGTCGCCATCCCCCACATCGGGCTGCTCATCGGCGAGATGTGGGACCTGGACGCGCTGGCCGAGGACTGCGCGACCGACGGCGCCTACGCGTTCTGGCTCACCGCCGCTCCCCTGCCCATCACCGGCGCGGTCGGCTCGCCCGTCAACCCGATCGCCGTCAAGTAG